The following proteins are co-located in the Tetrapisispora phaffii CBS 4417 chromosome 4, complete genome genome:
- the TPHA0D00095 gene encoding uncharacterized protein: MNDNIGTDTINREISGIADANNCDDRNVKCQIAETYDGLIDYQVQIINEIRGNNQNLIISDKEKQITRKKIKKEAKIFNCKILLFLYNNTMSTSGLTNWNEPLKILVLYIWNSEHNIVLFSPNLKPNIDCENDSLYRMIKDDLLGESYAKLFTTLLAFNYDTTKHIALLEQSSQRLVNIDNKRLTLFIRATYHFIKLQDNVGRLNVVSTKNYLVWKKFKELAVTGKENELLSSEWYIEIESRLE; this comes from the coding sequence ATGAATGACAATATTGGTACTGATACTATTAACAGGGAAATCAGCGGTATTGCTGATGCAAACAATTGTGATGATAGAAATGTCAAATGTCAAATTGCAGAAACCTATGACGGTTTAATTGATTATCAAgttcaaattattaacGAGATCAGAGGGAATAATCAAAACCTTATAATTAGTgacaaagaaaaacaaataactagaaaaaagattaaaaaagaagcaaaaatcttcaattgtaaaatattattatttttgtataatAACACAATGTCGACTTCGGGATTGACGAATTGGAATGAACCTTTAAAAATACTAGTACTTTATATATGGAATTCCGAACACAACATCGTTCTTTTCTCGCCAAATTTGAAACCTAACATAGATTGTGAAAACGATAGTTTATATCGAATGATAAAAGATGATTTGCTGGGCGAGTCATATGCAAAGCTATTTACAACATTGTTAGCTTTCAATTATGACACGACTAAGCATATTGCACTATTGGAGCAAAGCTCTCAACGATTGGTCAATATAGACAATAAAAGATTAACATTGTTTATAAGAGCCACTTATCATTTCATAAAATTGCAAGACAATGTAGGAAGACTTAATGTTGTGAGTactaaaaattatttggtTTGGAAAAAGTTCAAAGAACTGGCGGTTACTGGTAAAGAAAACGAACTTTTAAGTTCTGAGTGGTATATAGAAATTGAGAGCAGATTGGAA
- the TPHA0D00100 gene encoding uncharacterized protein (similar to Saccharomyces cerevisiae YML131W; ancestral locus Anc_8.0) — protein sequence MYSAKQFVIKTLPTPGLPFNFDSTDSKATFELKTLELKESDLKEGEVLIESLLLSNDPAQKFWISSVDKNYAAGVQVGEIIPARGIAKILASKNGEFKAGDYVTGTIGWTTYAIIHDTKKAFLRKVSKEQVGDLSWHLSALGGTSLTAYFIFYHYAQFEENEKFNGKTILISGAAGAVGIVCIQIALHVFKAKKVIATAGGPEKIRYVEEFDPSRVVGVDYKDSNFKENLIKAAGGPNTVDLFIDNVGGDVLEIGTELLKPHSTLIVCGSISGYNDPSKLIYKSFVSVLTKRLTIKGVLLGDNIADFGKGLTKLSQMIEAGQLDISKAETLVDCTGEKFADVPNVWNGLFSGTNKGKLISKVNEY from the coding sequence ATGTACTCAGCTAAACAATTCGTTATAAAGACATTACCTACTCCAGGTTTaccttttaattttgattcgACTGATTCAAAAGCTACTTTTGAACTTAAAACTTTGGAATTGAAGGAATCTGACCTTAAAGAAGGAGAAGTGTTAATCGAATCCCTTTTATTGTCCAATGACCCTGCTCAAAAGTTCTGGATTTCTTCTGTAGACAAGAACTATGCGGCTGGTGTTCAAGTTGGTGAAATCATTCCGGCAAGAGGCATCGCTAAAATATTAGCCTCTAAGAACGGTGAGTTCAAAGCGGGTGATTATGTTACTGGTACCATTGGTTGGACTACTTATGCAATCATCCACGATACGAAGAAAGCATTTCTTCGCAAAGTATCCAAAGAGCAAGTTGGTGATTTATCATGGCATCTGTCTGCTTTAGGGGGTACTTCCTTGACAgcttattttattttctaccATTATGCTCAATTTGAGGAGAATGAGAAATTCAATGGCAAGactattttaatttctggGGCAGCCGGTGCAGTAGGTATTGTTTGTATTCAAATTGCATTACATGTTTTCAAAGCCAAGAAAGTTATTGCCACAGCAGGTGGTCCTGAAAAAATCAGGTATGTTGAAGAATTCGATCCATCTAGAGTAGTTGGGGTAGATTACAAGGACTctaatttcaaagaaaacTTGATTAAGGCTGCAGGTGGGCCAAACACAGTGGATCTATTCATCGATAACGTTGGCGGAGATGTCTTGGAGATAGGTACCGAACTACTGAAGCCTCATTCTACTTTGATCGTATGTGGCTCTATCAGTGGTTACAACGATCCTAGCAAGTTAATTTACAAGAGTTTTGTCTCTGTGTTAACCAAAAGATTAACCATCAAGGGAGTGTTGTTAGGCGACAATATCGCTGACTTTGGAAAAGGGTTAACTAAATTGAGTCAAATGATTGAAGCAGGACAACTAGACATCTCAAAAGCTGAAACGTTAGTCGATTGCACTGGCGAAAAGTTCGCAGATGTTCCAAATGTGTGGAATGGGCTATTCAGTGGTACCAACAAAGGTAAACTGATCAGCAAAGTGAACGAGTACTAA